The genomic window AGTATCAATACATCGACGATCTCGATGAGTGCGCACTCGAAGCTCCGCTCAAAGCATTCATGAACTGGGTTGAACTTTCCGCTCAGTGCGACCCCAGCTTAAAGGCACTAAACGCGATATGTGAGGCGGCACAACGTGCCGAATACACGTGGCGCAGCGGCACCGGCCTTCATTTTGACTTCATGACCGACCCCATTCTAGCTGCGTATCCTGCCGCCTATAGCGCCACACACGGCCTGACCAACGACTGCACCGAGCACACGGCCGAAGAAGTGCTGCTGTCCGTCTCGCAGCAAGGCTGAACCATGCAAACCCTCGCCACCGTCACCTCCAGCGAGCTGCGCGCCGCGCTGGGCTGGAGCGCGCAGCAGTTCCAGCGCTTCACCACCCGCCCCGAATGGCCCGCCGCCCAAGCGCGCACCGGTCGCGGCGGCGAGAAGCGCTGGGCGATTGCCGAGCTGCCCGCAACGTTGACGATCAAGGGCAAGGTGGTGAAGGTGCGCGAGGTGGTGCAGCGATTCAAGATCGGCACAGTGGTACACGCTGCGGTGGTGGCTGCGCCTGCGCCGATTGCTAGCACCGAAGTGGCTGAAGTTCGCCCAGATCGCTTAGCCGAGCTGACGCAAAAGCAGCGTGATGTGCACGGCGCAATCGACCAGATCGTGCGATTCGTGAATGAATATTGCGGCTCACTGGATGCGGCCATCGCCACGCTTAATACTGGGTATGCCTTGGGCACGCTCAGCGCTGGCTTGCGCTGGTCTTATGAGCACTGCTGGTTTAAGCCGCGCCCAGGCAGCTCGTTGACGCGCAGCACCTATCACAAGTGGTTGGCCAACTTCAAAGTGCGTGGCCATTACGCACCGATGCAGCGAGAAAAAGACTTCAGCATCAAGCCGTGGCACGCAGCAGCCATCGTCTTGCGCCAGCGCCCACAGGGTAGCCAGTTGAGCTGGATCAGCGCGCAGCTCAATGAGCAGTTTGGCGAAAACGCGCCCAGCTACGATGCACTGCGCCGCTTTCTGACTGAGAAATTCAGCCAAAAAGACCAATTAAAAGGCCGCTACACCGGCAGCAAGTTGCGCTCACACCTGTTTTATCAGCACCGGACGGCTGAAGGACTTGCCCCAGCGGATGAGGTACATGCGGACGGATGGAACAGTCACTTTACTGCCCCACACCCTGTCACCGGGGAGTTTGTCACTTACGAAATATGGCACTTCCATGATGTAGCCACGCGCTATGTCACCACGCCGGGCATTGGCCTGACCGAGAACGCTGAAGTCATTGCCAAAGGGTTGGAAAACGTCATCCGCGAGCTAGGAATTCCGGTGCATCTGCAAACCGACTCTACCAAGGTGGTACGCGGATCGGAGCGATTCACCAAGGCGATGAATTCGCTGGAAGAGCGGCTGGGTTTCACCTGGGTACACCCACAAGAGGTGGGTAACTCTCAAGCCAACGGTATCCCGGAAAACTTCAACACCTCGTATCTGGACAAGCGCAGCCGCGAGCTGGCGACCTATCAGAACAAAAACAGCATGGACGACTTGACCTTCAAGCGCGTGAAGAAGCTCACCGGCGAAATGGTGAAGGCCGCGAAAGAAGGTGATTCAGCCCTGTGGCTGGCCAAGAAAAAAGAAGCCACCCGCATGGGTAAAGGGCTGGTGTTTGAGAGCTATGACCAAGCCGTGGACTGGATCCTGCTGATCCACGATGAATACAACGACCGCCCCCACCGCGCCCTGCCTCGTGTACGTGATACCGGCACCGGAAAGATGCGCCACCAGACCCCGCGCGAATCACTCAATGAGCACCGCGCCAATGGATGGTCTCCCATTGAACTGAGCGAGGCTGAGCTGATTGATGCCTTCAGGCCGCATGTGATCGTGAAGGTCACCCGCGAAACCGTTTCTCCCTACGGCGGGATGCGCTATCGCAATACTGAGGTGCTTGGGCACTGGAACGGAAAGCAGGTGATCGTCGCTTACGACATCGCGGACTACAGCCAAGTGTGGGTCAAGGGCATGGACGGCACGCTGATCTGCGAGGCCAAGTTCGTCGAATCCACCGGCTACCGAACTGACACCGCCAAGAACATGGGTGAGGAAAAACGCATGTTGGCCACCCTGCGTCGCCTGGATAAAAAGCGTGACCAGGTGCTGGAGCGTGCTGGGGTGAAGGTCATCGAGCATCAAGACCTGAAACCTGTGCAGTTCCCCGAGATTGAGCGCGAGCCCGAGCTGATTCCGGTGGAGTTCGCGCCTATCGAGCCAGTGCGTGAAATGAGCTGGGACGACACCTGCAAGATGCTGTGGGGAACCCCACCGCCTGAAGAATCTGGGGATGACACCCCAAATAAAGTGGCCGCCCGATAGCGCCAACTATCGAACGGCCTGAGTGCAACTATGAAACGCAAAGGGAGTTTAGCATGAAGACGCAATTTGTAAAAAACAGCAATTGGCAGACCTTCGCCACCGCCGTGACCACGCTGGATAACCGGGGATCGAAAGAAGCCTCGATCATCCTGCTGCACGGTGAGCCGGGCACGGGTAAATCTCGCGCGGTGGATCGCTTTGGCTCGGATCGCAACGGCGTGTATCTGCAAGGGATGCCGGACATGACGGTGAGCTTCACCACCGATTATCTGGCCGACAGGCTGTGCGTAAAAGAAGCGCGTGCTTTCGCAAAATATAACGCGATCATCAAGAGCCTGCACGAATCGCAGTCGCCGATCATTCTGGATGAGGCGCAGCACGCCGCCATCGGCAAGGCCAAGCCACTGGAATACCTGCGCCGCGTGGCCGAACAAGCCAACGTGCTGCTGGTGCTGGTGTGCCATACCTCCGAGCGCCACCTGTTCAACGACAACCGCATGGCGCACATCAATACCCGCATCACCTCGCAGCCGAAGTTTCAACTGGCCAATGCGGCCGACGTGGCGCACTACCTGCAGGACTTGTGCGAAGTGTCAGTGGATGACGTCATCGCCGAGCAGGTTAGAGCGCAGAGCGAAGGGCGCTACCGCCTCATTAACAACGCCATCAAGAGTCTGGAAGCCATCGCCGCGCAGAAAGGAAAGTCGGCCTTGAGCGGGGCGGATGTGAAGGGCGTGAAGCTGTGCCAAGACGTAATGAAGCAGACTGAGGTGCGTAAATGACCAAGGGACAAACTGCCCCACGGACGGTAACCGCTGGCCTGCGCCAACGTGCCTGGTGGATCCTGCGCAATCGCAAGGAGACCACCCTGCCGCAGTTGCTCAGTACGCTGGCCGATGGCCAAGAGAAAGATGCCACCAGCAATCTGGGTAAATACCTACGGGCACTGGAGCGCGCGGGCATCGTCAGCCGTGCGGCCAAACGTGTGCCTGGAAACGATCCCACCAGCAACGGCCATATTCGCTACCTGCTTCAAATCGACTGTGGCAGCTCAGCGCCGGTATATCGCGTCAGCCAAAACGCGGTGTATGCGCCTGATACCCAAACTCTCTACCCGATGGATACGGAGGTGCGCAATGGCTGATGCAGAGGTTTTGGCTTGGGCCAAGCGCTACGCCGACCAGCACAGCATCCAGAAGCTTGCGGATCTGGTGGGCTACAAGCGCACCTCCCTGTCGCTCTATCTGAGCGACAAGTATCCCGCTGACCCCAAGGGCATCGAGCTGGAGTTGCGTCGCCATATGAGCAGCCGGATGTGCCCGTATCTAGAGATTGAAATCATGGCGGACGACTGCGCCCGACGCGCCGCACGGCCACGCCCCCATCAAAGTGGAAGCGCGATGGAAGAACACTGGATGGCATGTCAGAACTGTTCAAACAAAGGAGTGAGTCATGAGTGAGAACTTCAAAACTTTACTGGGAATCGTGGCCTTTGTTGCTGTGCTGGCCTTCTTCGCCAAGATGGACTACGTCGCCGAACTGGAGACGGAAAACCAGACGCTGAAGATCAAGGCCGCCCAGTGCCAAGGCAGCAAGGTTGTGTTTGCGGAGAGCCGTGATGAATGAGATCAGATGCCGAGCAAGAAATGTTCGAGGAACGCGCGGCCATCATGGAATTTTACGGCGGGCTGACGCGCGCCGAGGCCGAGGCGCGGGCGCGCCAAGCACTGCCACCGACCACGCCCGAACTTCCCACCGCCAAGGCCACAGCGGGCTACTTGGCCTTTAAGGAATTTTGGCATCACCAACGAAAGGAGAAATGACATGCCCCCAAAAACTCGACTGAAAGCTAAAGCACAAATCGACGTGCCACAAACCACCGCCGAAGCCGCTACCGACATCAAGCAGATCGGCGACCTCCAGCGCCAGATGCTGCGTGAGACCACCGCGATGAACGATGCCATCGCCGAGATCACCAAGCAATACCAGCCCAGGCTGGAAGAGGCTGGCAAGCAGATCGAGGATCTGCAAAAGGGTGTGCAAGCCTACTGCGAAGCGCACCGCGAAGAGCTGTGTGGAAAAGGCAAAAGCAGCAACTTCATTACCGGCGAGGTCGGCTGGCGGCAACGCCCGCCCAGTGTACGCATCACCGGGGCGGAGGCCGTCATCGAAACGCTGTTTCGGCTAAGGCTGGGGCGCTTCGTGCGCGTCAAAAACGAAGTGGCGAAAGACCTCATCCTCAACGAGCAAGAGGCCGTCAAAGGTGTGGCGGGCATCGCCGTTGTGACTGGTGTCGAGGATTTCTTCATCGTGCCATTCGAGGTGAATGCGCAATGAATTTGACATGCGCCATTGTCCGGGATTATTCTGCTCCCGCTGCCCCACATGGGCAGCCGAGTGTCGCAGCTCGGAGACGTAGGCGGACGAACCGCCACCACGGCGGTATTTTTACGTTCGTCACCTCAGCACGTTCAAGTTTTGGCGGGCTGTGTGGGAGGGCGCAAGCCCTGCCGGTTCCTATGTCCCGGTCTGCGAACCCGCACAGTTCCGCCTCCCCATTTCGCAGTGGCGAGTCGGAATCTATTAACCGACATAGGAGATTCGCCATGATTCTGTACACCATCACGCCCACAAAACCGGGCATTCCACCCCTACATAAACACGGCGCTTTTGATGACATCGACGAAGCGTTAAATCGAATTCGACTGGCCGCCAGTGCGCTTTCCGGTCTGGGCAGTTTGCTAGAACCCGAGCACACCCGCGCCGACGAGCAGCTCAACATGGCGCTGCGCTCGCAGGCTTCCGCCGTGTTTGAGTTCTTCGGCCTCATCCTCACTGAAAACCGCGAGATCGCCGTCGAGGCGGTAAGTCGTCTGCATTTCGACATCGAACATTCAATTCAAGGAGATCAACCATGCTAATCAAAATCACCCTGAGTGGCGTTTCTCCACTGATCTGCAACCGATTCACCGAGGCCGCTCAACAGAAGGTTTCTGCCGGAACTACGGTAGCCATTCGCGGTGCGCAAGGCATGCCGCGCGAGCAGGCCGAACCCAAGCTGTATCTGGATGCGAACAGCAAACCCTGCATTCCCAGCCCGAACCTGATGCGCGCCATCGTTGACGCGGGCACGTTCATCAAATCGGGCAAATCAAAACTTTCCACCCAGCGCACTAGTCTGGTTCCGGCAGGCATCTCCATTGTGGAGCCAGAGCTACCCATTACGCCGAGCAAGTGGGAGGTGGATAGCCGCTCCGTGGTCATTCCCGCCACGGGTGGGCGCGTGATGGCGCACCGCCCGCGCTTCGATGAATGGCGCCTCTCGCTCACGCTAGATGTCGATACCGACATGTTTGACGAAGGTGTTGCCCGTCAACTGGTGGACTTAGCCGGACAGCGCATCGGGCTGGGTGACTTCCGCCCGGCTCGGCGCGGGCCATTCGGACGGTTCCGGGTGGATTCTTGGAAAAAGATTTAAGAGTTGAGCGCCTGAGTGTCTAGAGCACCCGAGCGCCAAAACAGCAAAGCGATGCGAAGTGTCGCAATGCAATGCGAGGTGCGGTATAGCCTTGCAAGGAAAAGCAAACCAAGGGTAGCGAAACCCGGCGCAAGCCGGGTCTGCGGAGTGTGACGGCTCCGCACTGATGAGCAGTCAATCGTCAATGAGGCATTGCGCGGCCATGCATGGCCAGGCATCGCGCAGCAAGGCTAGGTGCGGCAAACCAAGGGATTTAATAGAGGACATCATGGGACGACACTATCCAAAAGCAACTGATCTTCGCAACCGTGAGCTGGCCTTGATTCATTTGGCCAAGCGTGATCTTTGTCTGTCTGATGATGAATACCGGGCGCTGTTGTGGAGTGTGGCGCGGGTGAATTCCAGTGCCGATCTGGATTGGCGTGGTCGCAAACTGGTGCTCGACCACTTCTTGAGTTGCGGTTTCAAGGTACAGCGCGCCCAGCAGCCCGGCCAAACCCACAAGTCACTCGCCGCCGACAAAGCCGCCATCGAACGCAAGATCGGCGCGCAGCTCAAGGCGCTGGACGCAGGCTGGCCGTATGCCTACGCCGTGTCTAAACGGCAGTTTCCTGACGTTGCGCGGTTTGAGTTTTTAACTGCCGAGCAGCTCGGCAAGGTAGCCAGCGCCCTAGAGCGCACCATTAAATCGCGTCAAACCAAGGCCGCACAATGACCGGCCTTACGCACGCCGATCTGCACTTGCTCCCGCCCAATATGCAATGGGTAGCACGGGTCATCGGCCTGCCCGCCACGATCAAGTTGGCCAAGGCGCATGGTGGGAGGTTTGTCTATGTCCCCAAGCACGTCAGCCAGGATCACCCCTTGTGTCACCTGATCGGGGCACAGGCCTTTGCAGCACTGGTGACGGAATACGGCGGAGAGCGCCTCGATGTCGCCAAGTGCGACCGTGCCGCTCAAGCCCTGCGCAATCAGCTCATCCGCGAAAAACGCCGCGAGGCCTCACAGTCAGACGTGGCCGGTCAGTTTGGCCTAACCGTGCGCCGAGTGAGAGATATAGAGAAGGATATAGTGGAAGATAGGCAGATTGGGTTGTTCTAAATCGTCCTTCTTCTCCAAGGACTGTTCCCAGTGGAGTTTCCTTGAATGAAGTCAGCCATCCCATTATCTGTGTCGATAACAAACCTGAGAATCTGATCACGATAGGTAGTGAGCGTATTGATTTGAATATAGCCTGCATCTCTTCCTCGATGAGCTATATCCCCCCTGACAGTCACGAACTCATTCAAAGCAGTCGCCCCCAGAGTCCATGATTCGGAGATGTCTTCAACTCCAGATAGCCGTTTGAATAATGGGACTAAAATAGTGCTCTTGGGGGTATTGATAGACTGTGTTGTTTGGATGCAGTGGTTTTCATACACCATTTTCCATCCGTCCCCAGCAAGTTCAAGTGGCTTTAGTTCATGTTTGGACTCTCGTACAACTTTTGAAATTTCCCGTTGGACATGCTCAGGCAGTTGATCAGGGCTTGTAGCTCTTGTGCAAAGGACTCTAGCAGTTTCAACAAGCAGTTCCTCAACATACAGCTCCCATGCTGCGCACAGCATTACCACACCACTTCGAGTAATATGACCCAGACCTCTACGCCCAAGCCCATCGTGGTTAAGAGCATTGTGACTTTCGATGATTCGATCAACATCATCAAGCATCGAGTTTTCAAATTTGCTAAGCGCTGAAGAGGGCATAGAATCCTTTCTAAATGAGTGCATGTGACAAGCTTATCTAACCCCAGCCCACTCTAGGCTTAAACATCACAATGAGTCAATATGGCCAATAGCTTAGCCGAAGAGAAATGGATATAGGCCGAATGGCATATTGAGCATAGATTGCTGTTGTGTGATTATGTCGAGGTGTTGGTCGTCTTGGTGGCCGCCTACGCTGTAGCCTTAGGCGGCTGAAGGTATGAGGATGTGCTGTGTTATTTTTGCACGGCTAGTATTCTAGGCCACTCATGCTGATGTAAACTGCGAAAAAGTCAGTGAAACTGTAAATTCACGCTCATAGAATAATCATAGTTAATGCCTGCTCCCCAACTAGACACTGCTTCATTGTTTTATGACCTCAACAGGTTTCGAATTGAGGGGCGACTCTTGACCGATCAATCTGTAATCTCTAAATACGAGAGGTCAATTGAAGCTATTAAGGCGGGCAAGAACTGTCAGCCCGCCTCGTCGCAGGAGGTTGCATCCTACTATGTCATTCTCGCTTCGCTACGTTGTTTAACTGCCGATTTCGGACAGGTAGTCACGCTAGGGGAAAAGGCGCTGAATATGACCCAAGATCCTTATCTCGTTTATAACCAATCTGT from Ferriphaselus amnicola includes these protein-coding regions:
- a CDS encoding Mu transposase C-terminal domain-containing protein, which codes for MQTLATVTSSELRAALGWSAQQFQRFTTRPEWPAAQARTGRGGEKRWAIAELPATLTIKGKVVKVREVVQRFKIGTVVHAAVVAAPAPIASTEVAEVRPDRLAELTQKQRDVHGAIDQIVRFVNEYCGSLDAAIATLNTGYALGTLSAGLRWSYEHCWFKPRPGSSLTRSTYHKWLANFKVRGHYAPMQREKDFSIKPWHAAAIVLRQRPQGSQLSWISAQLNEQFGENAPSYDALRRFLTEKFSQKDQLKGRYTGSKLRSHLFYQHRTAEGLAPADEVHADGWNSHFTAPHPVTGEFVTYEIWHFHDVATRYVTTPGIGLTENAEVIAKGLENVIRELGIPVHLQTDSTKVVRGSERFTKAMNSLEERLGFTWVHPQEVGNSQANGIPENFNTSYLDKRSRELATYQNKNSMDDLTFKRVKKLTGEMVKAAKEGDSALWLAKKKEATRMGKGLVFESYDQAVDWILLIHDEYNDRPHRALPRVRDTGTGKMRHQTPRESLNEHRANGWSPIELSEAELIDAFRPHVIVKVTRETVSPYGGMRYRNTEVLGHWNGKQVIVAYDIADYSQVWVKGMDGTLICEAKFVESTGYRTDTAKNMGEEKRMLATLRRLDKKRDQVLERAGVKVIEHQDLKPVQFPEIEREPELIPVEFAPIEPVREMSWDDTCKMLWGTPPPEESGDDTPNKVAAR
- a CDS encoding ATP-binding protein, which produces MKTQFVKNSNWQTFATAVTTLDNRGSKEASIILLHGEPGTGKSRAVDRFGSDRNGVYLQGMPDMTVSFTTDYLADRLCVKEARAFAKYNAIIKSLHESQSPIILDEAQHAAIGKAKPLEYLRRVAEQANVLLVLVCHTSERHLFNDNRMAHINTRITSQPKFQLANAADVAHYLQDLCEVSVDDVIAEQVRAQSEGRYRLINNAIKSLEAIAAQKGKSALSGADVKGVKLCQDVMKQTEVRK
- a CDS encoding host-nuclease inhibitor Gam family protein — translated: MPPKTRLKAKAQIDVPQTTAEAATDIKQIGDLQRQMLRETTAMNDAIAEITKQYQPRLEEAGKQIEDLQKGVQAYCEAHREELCGKGKSSNFITGEVGWRQRPPSVRITGAEAVIETLFRLRLGRFVRVKNEVAKDLILNEQEAVKGVAGIAVVTGVEDFFIVPFEVNAQ
- a CDS encoding regulatory protein GemA — protein: MGRHYPKATDLRNRELALIHLAKRDLCLSDDEYRALLWSVARVNSSADLDWRGRKLVLDHFLSCGFKVQRAQQPGQTHKSLAADKAAIERKIGAQLKALDAGWPYAYAVSKRQFPDVARFEFLTAEQLGKVASALERTIKSRQTKAAQ
- a CDS encoding OTU domain-containing protein, producing MTGLTHADLHLLPPNMQWVARVIGLPATIKLAKAHGGRFVYVPKHVSQDHPLCHLIGAQAFAALVTEYGGERLDVAKCDRAAQALRNQLIREKRREASQSDVAGQFGLTVRRVRDIEKDIVEDRQIGLF
- a CDS encoding HEPN domain-containing protein yields the protein MLDDVDRIIESHNALNHDGLGRRGLGHITRSGVVMLCAAWELYVEELLVETARVLCTRATSPDQLPEHVQREISKVVRESKHELKPLELAGDGWKMVYENHCIQTTQSINTPKSTILVPLFKRLSGVEDISESWTLGATALNEFVTVRGDIAHRGRDAGYIQINTLTTYRDQILRFVIDTDNGMADFIQGNSTGNSPWRRRTI